Proteins from one Candidatus Omnitrophota bacterium genomic window:
- a CDS encoding AEC family transporter: protein MGLLFLAVTKLSLITLFGFFLYKRKVITDKGLGVLTTLVIYFTVPFLIFSGLVENFQIVLANSVWIFLLISVVIFIAGYLLAAAVSWRKKHQIKNEFISVVSFQNGGYLPMNIAFFLFPPGVREKFLVYIFLYLLGYNILMWSLGSFLIFRKKGERFHYKSIFTPPIISTLVALLFIYSKLAGSMPKIILDPMQLIGNMSFVLSLIILGCWLAKIKPKGISQRLLLIVEASILKLVVMPLLFLIGLLYFKVFSLLGVFVIIEAAMPSAVSLPIIAHLHRADNEFISQGVFFTHILGIITIPLWLGFLQILGFSFL from the coding sequence ATGGGTTTACTATTTCTAGCCGTGACAAAGCTTTCCCTGATTACCCTTTTTGGGTTTTTTCTTTATAAAAGAAAAGTCATAACCGACAAGGGCCTTGGCGTTTTGACTACCTTGGTTATATATTTTACTGTACCTTTTTTGATTTTTTCAGGCTTGGTTGAGAATTTTCAGATAGTTTTAGCTAATTCAGTTTGGATTTTTCTTTTAATATCGGTTGTTATCTTTATTGCCGGCTATCTGCTTGCGGCGGCTGTTTCTTGGAGAAAAAAACACCAAATAAAAAATGAGTTCATTAGCGTGGTAAGTTTCCAGAATGGAGGATACCTGCCGATGAACATAGCTTTTTTCCTTTTCCCTCCGGGGGTCCGCGAGAAATTTTTAGTCTATATTTTTCTTTATCTTCTCGGATACAATATCCTTATGTGGTCTTTGGGGAGTTTTCTAATTTTCCGCAAAAAGGGTGAGCGGTTTCATTACAAATCAATTTTTACTCCGCCGATCATAAGTACCTTAGTTGCTTTGTTGTTTATTTACAGCAAGCTGGCCGGTTCAATGCCAAAGATTATTCTTGATCCGATGCAGCTGATTGGTAATATGAGTTTTGTATTATCATTAATAATTTTAGGTTGTTGGCTGGCTAAGATTAAGCCAAAGGGTATATCTCAACGTTTGTTGTTAATCGTTGAAGCTAGTATTTTGAAATTAGTCGTTATGCCGCTTTTATTCTTGATCGGGTTATTGTATTTTAAGGTGTTTTCACTGCTTGGAGTTTTTGTTATAATCGAGGCGGCAATGCCATCAGCAGTTTCTTTACCGATTATTGCTCATTTACATCGGGCCGACAATGAGTTTATTTCTCAAGGAGTGTTCTTTACCCACATTTTAGGAATTATTACTATTCCCTTATGGTTAGGGTTTTTGCAGATTCTCGGGTTTAGTTTTTTATAG
- the smpB gene encoding SsrA-binding protein SmpB codes for MKTVATNRKARRDYSILETFDAGIQLRGNEVKSLRTKSCSLEDSFARIEKDELFLYNMHVPEFAKSSHFKSEPKRVRKLLVHKKEIKKLIGSTVQKGYTLIPLKIYFNQRGIAKIEIGLAKGKHSYDKRRKIKEDITKREAERALKVFHRKRL; via the coding sequence ATGAAGACAGTTGCGACCAATAGAAAAGCCAGGCGTGATTACAGTATTCTTGAGACTTTTGATGCTGGGATTCAGCTGAGAGGTAACGAGGTTAAGTCTCTACGTACCAAAAGCTGTTCTTTGGAAGACAGTTTTGCTCGGATTGAGAAAGATGAGCTTTTTTTGTATAATATGCATGTTCCTGAGTTTGCCAAGAGCTCGCATTTTAAGAGTGAACCTAAAAGAGTTAGAAAGCTTTTGGTACACAAAAAGGAAATTAAAAAGCTGATCGGTTCCACTGTCCAAAAGGGCTATACGCTTATACCTTTAAAGATATATTTTAATCAGCGCGGCATTGCTAAAATCGAGATTGGTCTAGCTAAAGGAAAGCATTCCTATGATAAACGCAGAAAGATAAAAGAAGATATTACTAAGCGAGAAGCCGAGCGGGCCTTAAAGGTATTTCATAGGAAACGTCTTTAG